CCCTCGATCCGCAGACCGCTCAGCCGCTCGGCCTCCTCTTTGGGCACCACCCGCATGGTTTGCGTGAAGGTCCATATATGCCCTTCGGGATCGCGGGCACGGTATTGCCGCTCGCCATAGAAATGGTCGGTGGGTTCTTCGAGAATTTCCGCCCCCGCCGCGCGCGCCTTCTCGCAATGGGCGTCGAGGTCTTCCTGCAAGCGGATGTAAACCGACTGGGTGTTCCTGCCGCCGACCGAAGCCGGGCTGGCAATATGCTCGGCCCATTCGGAATCGACGATGATGTAGCCATCGCCAAACCGCATTTCGGCATGGACGAGCCGTCCATCCGTATCGCTGACCAGCATGCTCGGCTCGAAGCCGAACGCCGCCTGAAGCCAGACCAGAGCCGTACGTGGATTTTGATAGAAGACGCCGGAACCGAGGACGGCATGCTTGAACGGATCGTCGACCGGCATGACGCGACGAAATCAGGCCTGCTCGGTGCGCGCAGCGCGGCGGCGCTGCCGTTCGCCCTTCGGGCTCTGAACGATGCGCACACGCTTGACGCGGCGCGGATCGGCGTCGAGCACGTGGAATTCGAAGCCCGGTATGGCCTGCACCACTTCGCCCCTGGCCGGGACGCGGCCGAGCGTGTTGAAGATCATGCCGCCGATGGTGTCGACATATTCGCCATGCTCGCCGGCGGCGAAATCCTCGCCGATCATCTTGGCGACCTCGTCGATCTCGGCCTTGCCGTCGACCACGAAGACGCCGTCGCCGGCCTGGGTGATCATCGGCTCGTCGTCATCGTGCTCGTCCTCGATGTCGCCGACCACCATCTCGACGATGTCCTCCAGCGAGGCGAGGCCGTCGGTGCCGCCATATTCGTCGATGACGAGCGCCATCTGGGTGCGCGTCGTCTGCATGCGCCCCATCAGGTCGGAAGCAAGCATGGAGGGCGGCACGAACAGCACCGGTCGGATCAGGTCGAGATCGCCGATGGTGCGCGCAAGGTCGACCTGGGCGAGATCGAGAACGGTCGGCGCCTGGGTCTTCCTGTTGGCGCGGCCCTTCTTGACGCGGGCGACCTTGGTGATGTGGGCAAGAACGTCGCGGATGTGGACCATGCCGCGCGGATCGTCGAGCGTTTCGGAATAGACCGGCATGCGGGAATGGCCGGATTGCTCGAAGAGGCCGAGCAGATCGCCGAGCGAGGTGGTGATCTCGACCGCCTCGATGTCGGCGCGCGGCACCATCACATCCTCGACGCGCACCTCGCGCAGGCGCAGGATGTTGTTGAGCATGGCGCGTTCGCCGGGCGAGAAGGATTCGGCATCGCTCGCCGTCTCGGCCAGCGCGTCGGCGATCTCCTCGCGCAGGTTGGTGCCGTTGCGGTGCCGGAACAGGCCGAGCACGCGATCGAAGAGCGAAGGACCGGCATGCGAAGGCTCAGCGGCCGCGCTGCCGGTCGGAATACTCGGACTGGAGCCTTCTTCCGACTTTTCGGAAGGCTTGGCCGCACTGCCGGCGTCCGGACGGGCGGCAGTTTCTGGTTTGTCGTTCATCGCCATCAAGGTCAATTGGTCTTTTTTGTTACGCGTAGGGATCGGGAATGGCAAGCCTCGCGAGCGCCGCGCGCTCGATCGCTTCCATCTCCTCGGCCTCGGCATCGGTCTCGTGATCATAGCCCAGAAGATGCAGCAGGCCATGAATGACGAGATGGGTGATATGGTTCGCCAGCGGCTTGTCTTCCAGTCCAGCCTCGCGCGCGACCATCTCGGAGGCCAGCACGATGTCGCCCAGCATCGGCGGCAGCGGACCGCCTTTCGGGAAGGAAAAAGCCGGGAAAGACAAGACGTTGGTCGGCTTGTCCTTGCCGCGCCACTCGGCATTGAGGGTCTGGATATGGGCGTCGTCGGAAAAAACGATGCTGAGCTCGGAGGCGCCGCTTGCGCCGGTTTCGGTAAAGGCGGCCGCGACGGCGCGGTCGACGAGGCGCGTCAGCTCGGCCTCCGCGGGCCAATCGCCGGCCTCGACGAAAATATCGATGTCGACCGGCGTCCCGCCGCTGGATTCCGGATTTTCAGCCATATGGCTTGATCAGTTCTCGGCGCCGAGGCCCCTGGCCAGCTTGCCGTCGCGGTCATAGGCCTTGACGATCTCGGCAACCAGCGGATGCCGCACGACATCGCCCTCGTTGAAGCGGACCGTGACGATGCCCGGCACGCCGTCGAGGATGCGCAGCGCCTCGACCAGGCCCGACTTGGTGTTGGGCGGCAGGTCGATCTGGGTCGGATCGCCGGTGACGATCATGCGCGAGTTCTCGCCGAGGCGCGTCAGGAACATCTTCATCTGCATCGGCGTGGTGTTCTGCGCTTCGTCGAGGATCACCGCGGCATGCGCCAGCGTGCGGCCGCGCATGAAGGCAAGCGGCGCGATCTCGATGACCTCGGCGGCGATCGCGCGCTCGACCTTGTCGGCCGGCATCATGTCGTAGAGCGCGTCATAGAGGGGCCGCAGATAAGGATCGACCTTCTCCTTCATGTCGCCGGGCAGGAAGCCCAGCCGCTCGCCGGCCTCGACGGCCGGGCGCGACAGCACGATGCGCTCGACCATGCCGCGCTCCAGGAGCATCGCCGCATGAGCCACCGCCAGATAGGTCTTGCCGGTGCCGGCCGGGCCGATGCCGAAGACCATTTCGGACCGCTCCAGCGCGCGCATATAGGCGTCCTGGTTGAGCGAACGGGCATAGATCGTGCGCTTGCGCGTCGCGATCTGGGCGGCCGAAACCTTGCCCTTGCGCTCCATGGTCGGCAGCGTCAGCTGGTCGTCGGCGGCGATCGCCATGCGCACGGCGCCGTCGACGTCGGACTGGCCGATGTCGGCGCCCTTCTGGAGAATGCCGTAGAGCGTGTCCAGCGCGCGGCGCGCCTGCTCGGCCGCCGAAGCCGACCCCTTGATCGCAAGCTGGTTGCCGCGCGAGCGGATGTCGACGCCGAGCTTCTGCTCGAGCCGGGCCAGGTTCTCGTCGAACTGGCCGTAAAGGGCGCTGGCAAGCTTGTTGTTGTCGAAGGTCAGTACGATGTGCGCCATGTCGGAGGCCCCGGATGCCTGGTTCTGGGGCGGGTTCTTCAGTTCAGCAGCGCTCAACCGTCTCTCCTCATCTGCCGAGGCTCGTGGCTATGCATGTCGCTGTCCCAAACCGCGAGCACTTGGGCGACATGCATCAGGCCAACTCGGCGAACAGGCTGTTTTGACCTGTCTTCGTGATTCGTACGTCAATAATGTCACCGATTCCGCCGGCCTTGTCGTCAACAATAACCGGCTGCAGCCATGGCGATCTGCCGACTTTCTGGTGGGGACGGCGGCCCGGCTTCTCGATCAGCGTGCTGACCGTGCGGCCGACCATGCCGGCGATGAAATCCTTCTGCTGCTCGTTGATCAGCGCCTGCAGGCGCTGCAGCCGCTCGTCCTTCACGGCTTCCGAGACATGGCCGTCCATCTCGGCGCCCGGAGTGCCGGGACGCGGCGAATATTTGAACGTGAAGGCCGAAGCGTAATTCACCTGTCGCACCAGCTCGAGAGTCGCCTCGAAATCCTTGTCCGTCTCGCCGGGGAAGCCGACGATGAAGTCGCCCGACATGGCGATATCGCCGCGCGCGGCGCGGATGCGCTCGATGAGGTTCAGATAGTCGCGTGCCGTGTGCCTGCGGTTCATCGCCTTCAGTATCCGGTCGGAGCCCGACTGCACTGGTAAATGCAGATAGGGCATCAATGCCGGCAGGTCACGGTGCGCGGCGATCAATTCATCGTCCATGTCGCGCGGATGGCTGGTGGTGTAGCGCAGCCGCGCCAGGCCGGGGATTTCCGCCAGGCGGAAAAGCAGGCGGCCGAGACCCCATTCCTTGCCGCTCCCGCCCTCGCCGTGCCAGGCGTTGACATTCTGCCCGAGCAGCGTCACCTCGCGCACGCCGGCCTCGGCCAGGCGCTCGGCCTCGGCGACGATCTGGGCAACCGGCCGCGAGACTTCCGAGCCGCGCGTATAGGGCACGACACAGAAGGTGCAGAACTTGTCGCAGCCTTCCTGGACGGTGAGGAAGGCGGTGACGCCGCGCCTGGCCACCTCGGCGCGCTTCGGCTGCGGCAAATGCTCGAACTTGTCCTCGATGGCGTAGTCGGTCTCGACGATCTTCTGCCCGCCCCGGACCCTGGCCAGCACGTCGGGCAGACGGTGATAGGTCTGCGGGCCGATGACGAGATCGACCGCCGGCGCGCGGCGGATGATCTCCGCGCCCTCGGCCTGCGCCACGCAGCCGGCGACGCCGATCAGCAGCTCGCGCCCGGCCTCGGCGCGCACGGCCTTCATGTCGCGGATCCGGCCAAGCTCGGAATAGACTTTTTCCGCCGCCTTCTCGCGGATATGGCAGGTGTTGAGCAGCACCAGATCGGCGTCGTCGACGACATCAGTCGCGACATAGCCGTCGGCGGCCAGCGCATCGGTCATGCGCTGGGAATCGTAGACATTCATCTGGCAGCCGTAAGTCTTGACGAAGACTTTTTTCGGCGCCGGGACAGTGCCGGCCGAGTGCTCGGGCGCCGTGCCGATGTCGTGGCTTTCAATCGCGTTCAATTCCATCGGGCGGCTTCTAACGCCTTTCCGTGACAAAAAACAGACGATTCTGGCGGGTTACGGCGCCGGGCGTTCGGTCTTCAGGCTATGCGCTGACGACTGGGACGCGGATCGGCGAGTGCGGCCTGCATCATCTCGCGCACCTTGGCTTCCATCAATCTTGCCGTTTCCTTGCGGTTCGAGCCCTTGGCGAACGGCACCGGATCGCCGAAATGCACCTCGGCATCGACCGCGCCTTCGGCAAGCAGGACCTTCAGATGCGGCATCAGATCCTGGTCGCCGATCCATGCGGCCATCGGCCGATGGCGGCGGCCCATCGGCACGCCGTGCACGCGCGTGTAGGCGATCGCCACCGGCTGGATGAACACCTGCTCCGCGGCCCCTTCGGAAATCGCCATCGATGCCGCGCCGAACAAAGTGCTCTTGAACGGCAGCACCAGATTGCCGTCACCGGTCGAGCCCTCGGCGAACAGCACCATGGCATCGCCCTTGGCCATGCGCCTGGCGATCTCGCTCGCCTGGTCGCCGGAGGTGCGCTTGCGCTCGCGCTCGATGAAGACGGTGCGCTGCAGCTTGGACAGCATGCCGATCATCGGCCAGCCTTCCATATCGGCCCGGGCGATGAACTTCACATCGACAAAGGAGCCGAGCACCATGATGTCGGTCCAGGAGATGTGATTGGCCGCGATGAGCAGGGGGCGCTGCTTGGCCAGTGCGCCCTTAACGTGCACGCGCATGCCGAGCGCCTTGAGGATCATACCGTGCCAGATTTTCAGGACGACCGTCTCCGGCCAGAGCCCGGTCTTCATCGACAGGAGCTGCAGCGGCACCATCACCAGCGTGCCGGCGGCGACGAGGCCGAACGACATGAAAATCCGCAATCTCTTGATCATTCGCTCCGGCCCTATCATTACAGCGCCGCGCGCCCTCTCGGGCGCAAACGACGCTGTAACACCCCAATTTGGCGCATGATCCTTTCCGAACCTCCGGTTCGGGGTCATGTGCCGTGTCGCTAGCGAAGATCGCGGCGCATGACAAGCGCGCCCGTCGGGCCGTGCTCGGTCGACCGGTAGTAGTTCGGACGCTGGCCGACCTGGCGGAAGCCGAGCCTGCGGTAGAGCGCGATCGCCGGCTGATTGGTCTCGTCGACTTCGAGGAAAAGCGCCTCGGCGCGCTGCGCGTGCAGTTCGCGCAGCACCGCATCCATCAATTGCCAGCCGAGCCCCTGGCGGCGATGCGCGCGGGCCACAGCAACCGTCAGGATCTCGCCCTCGCCCGCCGCCAGACGCGCCAGAACGAAACCGACCGGAGGCTTCGATCCCTGTCCTGTCTCGCGCGCTGCGTAACCGAACACGGCGTCCTGTTCGAGCAGCGCCGCGAATTCGCCGTCCGTCCAGGGCCGGACAAAATCCTCGCGATGCAACACCGAAACGGCGGCGCTGTCGGCAACCGTCAGCGGCTCCAGCGCATAGTCCCTGCGGCGCGGTTGAAGGAAAGGTATGCGCATCAGGACTGTTTTCCCCTCGGACCGCGATCTCTTCGGTCTTGTCTTGGCAATATGAACCCGGCCTGCGGCTTGGCGTCGGCGCCGCGCAGATAGAGCGGCTTCGGCTTTTCGCCTGGCCCCTTGGCGGCGGCCAGCCGGGCATAGGTCGCGATGTCCGCCGTTGCGGAAACCGGCCCGACGTCGAAGCTGTTTCCGGCGGCCGCGGCAATCTGCGGCGCGGCGGTGCCGGCCAGGATCGCGGACGCGTTGACCGCCATTGCGGTCGCTTCGGAAAGCGTGACCACCGCAGGACCGTAAGTCAAGACTAACGCTTTGTCGAAAAGAGCCGCGTGGATCTCCTCGCGGCCGGCGTCGAGCGCGGCAAGTACGTCGCGGCCTGGAAAGGCATTCTCTGTCTCCGCCGCCAGCGCTTCCAGGGTCGTCACGCCGATGGCCGGGATCTTCAAGGCCAAAGCCAGACCGCGCGCGGTGGAGACGCCGACGCGCAGGCCGGTGAAGGAACCAGGGCCGATCGAGACGGCAACGGCGCCCAGCTCCTGATAGCCGATCCCGCCGGCCTTCAAGGCGGCCTCGACGACGGCCATCAGATGCTCGGCGTGCTCCTTGCCGAGGTCGAGCACCTTGCGGCCAAGTTCAGTGGCCGCACCCGCGTCGTAGACGCAGGCGGCACAGAGACTGGCGGCGCAGTCGATGGCAAGCAATTTCATGCGGGCAACTTCATACGGGCAGCTTCATGTGGCCGGTTGACGAACGCCTTCCCTCTGCCCGGCATGGCCCGCCGCCGCAAGTGCCAGGCCGCATAAATGTTAAGCGGCTTTGCTTCCGTGCGACACCAGGGACAAGGCCCGTCGGCAGTCAGGCAGCGCCCGTGATGCGCAGCATGTGGTTGTCCCAGACGTAGTCGGGCTCGGAGCGCGCGGCACCGGCGCCGCCGACGATCTCACCGGCGCCCGTCGTTGCCATGAAGCCGGCGCGATCGGGAGCCAGGCCGCAGACTTCGACAAGCGATCTGGTCGCGACAACGCGCCCGCTGGCGGCATCAATGATCGCCAGCGAGTTCCCTTCCGGCGAGGTGACGGCGACCGTGCCGGCGACGGGATTGGCGGCTACGGAGCCGATATAGTTGCGGAGGCCGGAGAGCACGTCCTGCGGCATCTCCAGCAATTCGAGTTCCTTGCCGCGCACGGCGCGCCCGACCAGAGCCGGACTGTCGGTGGCCGGTCCGCGATACTGGCAGCCGAACCAGACGGTGCCGGCCTGGTCGCGGTCCATGTGGCGGATCGAGAGCTGGTGCAGCGCCGGCGGCAGCTCATGCTTTTCGATCAGGTCGCCGGTGACGCGGTCGACCAGCGTGTAGGAAGGCTTCATCGTCGCGATGTTCAGCTCGGCGCGACCATAGTCCGGATGGGTTTCGATGCCGCCATTGGCGATGGCGAGTGTGCGGCCATCGCCAAGCAAAAGCAGTTCATGCGGCCCCATGCCGTAGGTCGGGAACTCGCCGATACGATCGAATTTTGCCCGCGCGTCATAAACGCCGACGACGCCCGCGGCGTCATCAAAATCGTTCTCGGTCGCATAGAGCAGCGCGCCGTCGGGAGAGAACACGCCGTGGCCGAAGAAATGCCGGCCGGCGATGCTGGCGATGGTCAATGGCTTCTCGCGACCGGCATGGTCGAAGACGACGGCGAAGGTGCCGGGCTGGCGGGCAAAGACGACCGAACGCTTCGACACGGGATCGAAGGTGACGTCATGGCCGCGGTCGGGCAGATCGAGGGTGCGCAGGATCTTGCCGGCCTCGGAGAGCACGGCGGCGCCGAAGCCGCCGTCGCGCCTGACGAAGGCGGTGGCGAAGATCGCGTCCGCTGCCAGCGTGTCCGCCCAGGCGCGCGGCGCCATGGCGGCGGCGAAGCTCGCGCCGGCAGCCTTCAGGAAATCGCGGCGATCGATGAGCGCGGTTTTCAAGAGACGATCCTCCTGAGTATCGGCTCATTGCAGGACACGACAATTTCGACGGACCGGAGCTGACGCTTGGTACCTACCAATTGTTGGGATAGGTCATCGCAGACGTTGGAGATTGGCCGAAGCCTACCAACCTTCGTCATCCTTGGGCGAAGCAGGAGCGAAGCTCCGTCGCGAAGACCCAAGGATCCATGCCGTGACCTTGGCCGAAGGGTGCAGCGGAGCAGAATTCTGCACCGTGGCGGCGCCTCAAAGTCACGGCATGGATCCTCGGGTCTTCGCCGCGTCGCTTCGCTCCTTGCTTCGCCCGTGGATGACGACTGGAGAAGCGTCCCAACCAATCTCAAAATCATGCTTAATCCCCGTCAAGCGACGAAAAGCCGGCGGTCAGGCCGAACTCGGCGGTCATCCTGGTGCCGATCAGGGTCGAGAGGCTGGAGGTGATCAGGGCGAAGTGCTCGAGCTTGGCGCGCAATGCCGGATCGGCGAGCGCCTTGTCGATCGGGCCGGCGACGGACTTCGCCGTCGCCACGCCATTGGTAAGCTGGATATGGATGGACTCTGCCATCCACCGCGCATCGGCGGGCAGCGCATCGCCAAGTTCCGAGGCCTGGAACAGCTGGTCGATGCCGGACAGGTTCCCGGCCAGTGAATTCGTCGTGTTCTGCGAGCGCCAATAGATCGCCTGCTTCGGCTTGTCGGCGTCCGGCCTCGCGCCGAGGAAGCCTTTGAGCCGCACGTCGCGGATCATGTCCAGCTCGTTGATGAAGACGCCGACCAGTTCCGTCACCGCTTCGGTGCCGTCGCGATAGAGCGGGTTCTTCGGCCCCGGATTGGCCCAGAGCGAGGCAAAGCCTTCAGGCTTGTCCCAGGCGTCGCGGGTCTCGCCGGCGATCGCCTCGATGTTGCCGGCCACCGCAGACCCATACGCGCATCGATAGGGCTCGTCCTTGCCGGCAAGCGTTTCGGCGCCATCGCCGAACAGCACATATTCGAGCGCGCCGAGCCCCTGCATGGCGACGCTCTTATCGGCAAGCTGCGCCGGATCGGTGGCGGAGGGATCCTTGGCGGCGAGCGTCGCCTGCATCTGCCTCAAGCCGATGCTCTTGCGGTCCGGCCAGTAGAGCATGCGCTCCAGCCGGTTGTTCTCCTTGACCGGTCCGAAGGCAATGATCTCGGCCACCGACCAGGCTTCGACCGTGGCGGAAAAGTCCGCGCGCGCCGCATCCAGATTTTGCCGGGATGGAGCATCGCAAAGCTGGTGCATCGCCTTGGTCAGGCTCGCGGCATGATCGTCAAGCCTGGCATAGGCAGGGCGGACGAAGCCGTCGATCGCGCGCCCGATGACGTCGGAGGCCTTGACCGCGGCCGAGGCCGGCAAGGCAGCGGCAAGAAAGAGCGGAAGGACAAGCGCGGCGGCCAGGCGTTTCGACATCAGAGCGACTCCAGGAATTTGATCAGCGCATCGCGATCGGCGGCGGCGGCGCCGGCAAAGCGGTCGCGCGCCTTCCGGCCCTCGCCACCATGCCAGAGGATCGCCTCTTCAAGCGTGCGGGCGCGCCCGTCATGCAGGTAGAAGCTGTTGCCGTTGACCGTCGCGGTCAGGCCAATGCCCCAGAGCGGCGGCGTGCGCCATTCGCTGCCGCTCGCCTCCCCGACATGCTGCCCGTCGGCAAGACCCTCGCCCATGTCGTGCAGCAGAAAGTCGGAATAGGGCCAGATCAATTGGAAGGCCTGCGCCTTGTTGGGCGTGCCGCGCATGGTGACAAATTTCGGCGTGTGGCAGGAAATGCAGCCCATCTCGTAGAATTGCCTCTTGCCGGCAAGGACCTCCGGCTTGTCGAGGTCGCGCCGCGCCGGCACGGCGAGGTTCTGCGAATAGAAGGTGACGAGGTCCATGACCGGGGGCGGCGCTTCCGCACTGCCCAGCCGCTGCTGCACGCCGTTCGGCAGGGCTAGGCAATCCTTTTGCGCTTCGGTGCAGTCGCCCCAATGCTTCGGCACGTCGGGCGTGGAAATGCCGATGTCGCCGGCAAAGGCGTCGGCCGCCTGCTGGCGGATCGAGGCGGCCTGCGCCTTCCAGCCGAAACGGCCGATCGTCAGTTCGTCGCGAACGATGTTCGGCCTGCCGGAGATGCCATCGCCATCGCGATCGTCCGGATCGGCATGGGCGAGAATGTCGGCCGGAGCGATCTGCTCGATCAGGCCGAGCCCGATCATCGGCGGCGTCAGGCGCGGCGACAAAGTCGTGCGCGGATCGAGCGGGCCATAGCTCAGATCCTCGACCGAGTAGCTGGGCTTGCGCAGCGAAACGACCGTGCCGTCGCCGAGTGTGACCTTCTGCTCGGAATAGTCGACGCGCATGCGGCCTTCACCCTTGAGGCCCGGAACCGCCAGATCCTGCAGT
The window above is part of the Mesorhizobium sp. WSM4904 genome. Proteins encoded here:
- a CDS encoding VOC family protein, which encodes MPVDDPFKHAVLGSGVFYQNPRTALVWLQAAFGFEPSMLVSDTDGRLVHAEMRFGDGYIIVDSEWAEHIASPASVGGRNTQSVYIRLQEDLDAHCEKARAAGAEILEEPTDHFYGERQYRARDPEGHIWTFTQTMRVVPKEEAERLSGLRIEGWHR
- a CDS encoding hemolysin family protein; translation: MNDKPETAARPDAGSAAKPSEKSEEGSSPSIPTGSAAAEPSHAGPSLFDRVLGLFRHRNGTNLREEIADALAETASDAESFSPGERAMLNNILRLREVRVEDVMVPRADIEAVEITTSLGDLLGLFEQSGHSRMPVYSETLDDPRGMVHIRDVLAHITKVARVKKGRANRKTQAPTVLDLAQVDLARTIGDLDLIRPVLFVPPSMLASDLMGRMQTTRTQMALVIDEYGGTDGLASLEDIVEMVVGDIEDEHDDDEPMITQAGDGVFVVDGKAEIDEVAKMIGEDFAAGEHGEYVDTIGGMIFNTLGRVPARGEVVQAIPGFEFHVLDADPRRVKRVRIVQSPKGERQRRRAARTEQA
- the ybeY gene encoding rRNA maturation RNase YbeY; protein product: MAENPESSGGTPVDIDIFVEAGDWPAEAELTRLVDRAVAAAFTETGASGASELSIVFSDDAHIQTLNAEWRGKDKPTNVLSFPAFSFPKGGPLPPMLGDIVLASEMVAREAGLEDKPLANHITHLVIHGLLHLLGYDHETDAEAEEMEAIERAALARLAIPDPYA
- a CDS encoding PhoH family protein gives rise to the protein MAHIVLTFDNNKLASALYGQFDENLARLEQKLGVDIRSRGNQLAIKGSASAAEQARRALDTLYGILQKGADIGQSDVDGAVRMAIAADDQLTLPTMERKGKVSAAQIATRKRTIYARSLNQDAYMRALERSEMVFGIGPAGTGKTYLAVAHAAMLLERGMVERIVLSRPAVEAGERLGFLPGDMKEKVDPYLRPLYDALYDMMPADKVERAIAAEVIEIAPLAFMRGRTLAHAAVILDEAQNTTPMQMKMFLTRLGENSRMIVTGDPTQIDLPPNTKSGLVEALRILDGVPGIVTVRFNEGDVVRHPLVAEIVKAYDRDGKLARGLGAEN
- the miaB gene encoding tRNA (N6-isopentenyl adenosine(37)-C2)-methylthiotransferase MiaB — its product is MNVYDSQRMTDALAADGYVATDVVDDADLVLLNTCHIREKAAEKVYSELGRIRDMKAVRAEAGRELLIGVAGCVAQAEGAEIIRRAPAVDLVIGPQTYHRLPDVLARVRGGQKIVETDYAIEDKFEHLPQPKRAEVARRGVTAFLTVQEGCDKFCTFCVVPYTRGSEVSRPVAQIVAEAERLAEAGVREVTLLGQNVNAWHGEGGSGKEWGLGRLLFRLAEIPGLARLRYTTSHPRDMDDELIAAHRDLPALMPYLHLPVQSGSDRILKAMNRRHTARDYLNLIERIRAARGDIAMSGDFIVGFPGETDKDFEATLELVRQVNYASAFTFKYSPRPGTPGAEMDGHVSEAVKDERLQRLQALINEQQKDFIAGMVGRTVSTLIEKPGRRPHQKVGRSPWLQPVIVDDKAGGIGDIIDVRITKTGQNSLFAELA
- a CDS encoding lysophospholipid acyltransferase family protein, whose protein sequence is MIKRLRIFMSFGLVAAGTLVMVPLQLLSMKTGLWPETVVLKIWHGMILKALGMRVHVKGALAKQRPLLIAANHISWTDIMVLGSFVDVKFIARADMEGWPMIGMLSKLQRTVFIERERKRTSGDQASEIARRMAKGDAMVLFAEGSTGDGNLVLPFKSTLFGAASMAISEGAAEQVFIQPVAIAYTRVHGVPMGRRHRPMAAWIGDQDLMPHLKVLLAEGAVDAEVHFGDPVPFAKGSNRKETARLMEAKVREMMQAALADPRPSRQRIA
- the rimI gene encoding ribosomal protein S18-alanine N-acetyltransferase — its product is MRIPFLQPRRRDYALEPLTVADSAAVSVLHREDFVRPWTDGEFAALLEQDAVFGYAARETGQGSKPPVGFVLARLAAGEGEILTVAVARAHRRQGLGWQLMDAVLRELHAQRAEALFLEVDETNQPAIALYRRLGFRQVGQRPNYYRSTEHGPTGALVMRRDLR
- the tsaB gene encoding tRNA (adenosine(37)-N6)-threonylcarbamoyltransferase complex dimerization subunit type 1 TsaB — encoded protein: MKLLAIDCAASLCAACVYDAGAATELGRKVLDLGKEHAEHLMAVVEAALKAGGIGYQELGAVAVSIGPGSFTGLRVGVSTARGLALALKIPAIGVTTLEALAAETENAFPGRDVLAALDAGREEIHAALFDKALVLTYGPAVVTLSEATAMAVNASAILAGTAAPQIAAAAGNSFDVGPVSATADIATYARLAAAKGPGEKPKPLYLRGADAKPQAGFILPRQDRRDRGPRGKQS
- a CDS encoding DUF1513 domain-containing protein; translated protein: MKTALIDRRDFLKAAGASFAAAMAPRAWADTLAADAIFATAFVRRDGGFGAAVLSEAGKILRTLDLPDRGHDVTFDPVSKRSVVFARQPGTFAVVFDHAGREKPLTIASIAGRHFFGHGVFSPDGALLYATENDFDDAAGVVGVYDARAKFDRIGEFPTYGMGPHELLLLGDGRTLAIANGGIETHPDYGRAELNIATMKPSYTLVDRVTGDLIEKHELPPALHQLSIRHMDRDQAGTVWFGCQYRGPATDSPALVGRAVRGKELELLEMPQDVLSGLRNYIGSVAANPVAGTVAVTSPEGNSLAIIDAASGRVVATRSLVEVCGLAPDRAGFMATTGAGEIVGGAGAARSEPDYVWDNHMLRITGAA
- a CDS encoding imelysin family protein; its protein translation is MSKRLAAALVLPLFLAAALPASAAVKASDVIGRAIDGFVRPAYARLDDHAASLTKAMHQLCDAPSRQNLDAARADFSATVEAWSVAEIIAFGPVKENNRLERMLYWPDRKSIGLRQMQATLAAKDPSATDPAQLADKSVAMQGLGALEYVLFGDGAETLAGKDEPYRCAYGSAVAGNIEAIAGETRDAWDKPEGFASLWANPGPKNPLYRDGTEAVTELVGVFINELDMIRDVRLKGFLGARPDADKPKQAIYWRSQNTTNSLAGNLSGIDQLFQASELGDALPADARWMAESIHIQLTNGVATAKSVAGPIDKALADPALRAKLEHFALITSSLSTLIGTRMTAEFGLTAGFSSLDGD
- a CDS encoding di-heme oxidoredictase family protein → MRRPIDFSRRSWRAKGVGLPLPKNPRYRTSRGAWLSLAVTLVASVSAGEPAGLPTSRTDLTPKDQARVLVVTKPTGDFTKPEPFELMQGGAGTSRKDINRDAFSQSSANITFEEEATFKLGNALFRKNWVSSPSSTQASDGLGPLFNERACQNCHLKDGRGRPPGGGTGSTSMFLRLARDASSAEETAALADHKLLNLPDSVYGSQLQDLAVPGLKGEGRMRVDYSEQKVTLGDGTVVSLRKPSYSVEDLSYGPLDPRTTLSPRLTPPMIGLGLIEQIAPADILAHADPDDRDGDGISGRPNIVRDELTIGRFGWKAQAASIRQQAADAFAGDIGISTPDVPKHWGDCTEAQKDCLALPNGVQQRLGSAEAPPPVMDLVTFYSQNLAVPARRDLDKPEVLAGKRQFYEMGCISCHTPKFVTMRGTPNKAQAFQLIWPYSDFLLHDMGEGLADGQHVGEASGSEWRTPPLWGIGLTATVNGNSFYLHDGRARTLEEAILWHGGEGRKARDRFAGAAAADRDALIKFLESL